aaaaataaatgaaaaaaatagatgtaAAGTATATAAACCAGAGCGTTCTGTGAAGACGATGATTAAAAACAAGCGCCTGTCTTAGATGTTAGTGTTGCAGTGTCGCAGATTTATAGCAGAAGTGTTGTGTTACGGAAAtattgtggaaaaaaaccctagaaatTAAGCTCAAGGGAGTGTCCGCGGGTGGGAATTGATCTTGTCCACCCCCAGTGGAGACCCCGCTGTCTTCCTCGCCTTCCTCCAGTGTCTCCGCCATCTCCCCTGTGTTGTTTCTCTTCTGGGGCCGGGGTTGTCCCTCCAGCCTCCTGTGCCCCGGGGAGGAGCGTGACCTCCCCACGGCTGCCCCAGGAGGGGCATGAGGTATTTTGGCAACGCCGAGCTGCTCTCGGCGCGACCAGAACCTGTCCGGCTGCATTTCCTCGGCGCATCCCAGCAGGTTTCCTCCCTCAGCTGGAGCTGAGCCACCGGCCCAGCGGCTCCGTGACGCATCGTCCTGTGAGCCACGGGGCCGGGCAACTCGTAACACTGATGGCTCAGGTGAAATGAAGATGGTTTATTGAACCCACGGCTTCGTTTCTCCCCCGCCTTGCACAGGTGATTGAGGACTTCTACAACCGTACCTGGCTGTACCGGTACGATGAGCCCATCAGCCCAGCCACCCTCACCACGCTCTGGTCCCTCTCCGTCGCTATCTTTTCCGTCGGGGGAATGATTGGATCCTTCTCCGTGGGGCTCTTTGTCAACCGCTTCGGACGGTGAGCAGCGAACGTGCTGGACCCTGACGGGGGGTCATGCCCCTCATCTCACCCCGGTGTCCCAGGGACACCTTCCTCCTGCCAAGAGCTGGTGTTTGGGTTCTCCTGACACCCCTGGTCgtcctcaccctcctcccttccctccccaggcgCAACTCCATGCTGATGTCCAACATCCTTGCCTTCCTATCTGCCATCCTCATGGGTTTCTCCAAGATGGCTCTCTCCTTCGAGATGCTCATCCTTGGCCGCTTCATCATCGGCCTCTACTCCGGCCTCACCACTGGTTTCGTGCCCATGTACGTGGGTGAGGTGTCACCCACCGCGCTGCGGGGCGCCCTGGGGACCTTCCACCAGCTCGGCATCGTTTTGGGCATCCTCATCGCGCAAGTAAGTGCCGGAGAACCGCCTCGGGGGGGTGGGTTGTTCCCCGCCTCTGGTGCTGATGCCCATGGGGGTCTGCAGGGGGTGGGTCAGCTCTCTGGGTCCCCTTGGCCTTTCggaaggggctggggctggagggatgGACCTGGAGCTCCTCTGGAGCACAGAGCGTCACCTGTTGGCCACCTGAAAGCCACccagctgtccctgtccctctgatGGGTGTCCAAGCCTGTAGTGCAGCCATGAGCAGCAGAGTTGGGTCCAGCTTGGGCTGGGAAAGGCTCAGCCCCTCTCTCGTCCTCAGGTCTTCGGATTGGACTTGATCATGGGCAACGACTCGCTCTGGCCGCTGCTCCTGGGCTTCATCTTCGTCCCCGCCCTGCTGCAGTGCATCATCCTGCCCTTCGCCCCCGAGAGCCCCCGCTTCCTCCTCATCAACCGCAACGAGGAGAACAAAGCCAAGAGCGGTGAGTGGCTCCTGCCCCCGAGCTTGCCCCACCATGCAGGAGGGTCCTCGGCAGGTCCTGACCCCACGTCCCCCCTTCCCCTTAGTCCTCAAGAAGCTGCGGGGCACGACGGACGTCAGCAGCGACctccaggagatgaaggaggagAGCCGGCAAATGATGAGGGAGAAGAAGGTCACCATCATGGAGCTCTTCCGTTCCCCCATGTATCGCCAGCCCATCCTCATCGCCATCGTCCTGCAGCTGTCGCAGCAGCTCTCTGGGATCAACGCGGTGAGTTTTGGGGGAGCCGGACGCCGTGGGCTCACGTGCTTCATGCAGTTGTGCTGAAGGACCTGACTCCTCCCCGCATGGCACATCCCTTTGTAGGTCTTCTACTACTCCACCAGCATCTTTGAGAAGTCTGGCGTGGAGCAGCCCGTCTACGCCACCATCGGCTCCGGCGTGGTGAACACAGCGTTCACCGTCGTGTCGGTGAGTTTTGGCGCGGCGAGCTCTCGGCGTGTTGGTGTGAGGAGGGGATGTGCTTACAGCCGCCTGTCTCCATCCCACAGCTCTTCGTGGTGGAGCGAGCCGGGCGCAGGACCCTGCACCTCATCGGCCTGGCGGGGATGGCGGGGTGCGCGGTGCTCATGACCATTGCACTGACGCTGCTGGTGAgtggtgggacatgggggggcTTAGAGGGGTCCTACGGGCTGCCCTTCgctgtggggaggaggaggagggctggttggagaggaggaaggatcGTGCTCCGAGGTGCTGGCCAGGCGTTCCTCACTGCTCGTGAGGTCCCAGATATCCAGTTGTGGAGCTGGAGTAACCTCCTGGCTCCTCA
This genomic interval from Columba livia isolate bColLiv1 breed racing homer chromosome 21, bColLiv1.pat.W.v2, whole genome shotgun sequence contains the following:
- the SLC2A1 gene encoding solute carrier family 2, facilitated glucose transporter member 1 isoform X2, with amino-acid sequence MKKMTARLMLAVGGAVLGSLQFGYNTGVINAPQKVIEDFYNRTWLYRYDEPISPATLTTLWSLSVAIFSVGGMIGSFSVGLFVNRFGRRNSMLMSNILAFLSAILMGFSKMALSFEMLILGRFIIGLYSGLTTGFVPMYVGEVSPTALRGALGTFHQLGIVLGILIAQVFGLDLIMGNDSLWPLLLGFIFVPALLQCIILPFAPESPRFLLINRNEENKAKSVLKKLRGTTDVSSDLQEMKEESRQMMREKKVTIMELFRSPMYRQPILIAIVLQLSQQLSGINAVFYYSTSIFEKSGVEQPVYATIGSGVVNTAFTVVSLFVVERAGRRTLHLIGLAGMAGCAVLMTIALTLLDQMPWMSYLSIVAIFGFVAFFEIGPGPIPWFIVAELFSQGPRPAAFAVAGLSNWTSNFIVGMGFQYIAQLCGSYVFIIFTVLLVLFFIFTYFKVPETKGRTFDEIASGFRQGGASQSDKTPDEFHSLGADSQV
- the SLC2A1 gene encoding solute carrier family 2, facilitated glucose transporter member 1 isoform X1 is translated as MDTGSKMTARLMLAVGGAVLGSLQFGYNTGVINAPQKVIEDFYNRTWLYRYDEPISPATLTTLWSLSVAIFSVGGMIGSFSVGLFVNRFGRRNSMLMSNILAFLSAILMGFSKMALSFEMLILGRFIIGLYSGLTTGFVPMYVGEVSPTALRGALGTFHQLGIVLGILIAQVFGLDLIMGNDSLWPLLLGFIFVPALLQCIILPFAPESPRFLLINRNEENKAKSVLKKLRGTTDVSSDLQEMKEESRQMMREKKVTIMELFRSPMYRQPILIAIVLQLSQQLSGINAVFYYSTSIFEKSGVEQPVYATIGSGVVNTAFTVVSLFVVERAGRRTLHLIGLAGMAGCAVLMTIALTLLDQMPWMSYLSIVAIFGFVAFFEIGPGPIPWFIVAELFSQGPRPAAFAVAGLSNWTSNFIVGMGFQYIAQLCGSYVFIIFTVLLVLFFIFTYFKVPETKGRTFDEIASGFRQGGASQSDKTPDEFHSLGADSQV